tttttttcctagaaaaagtcgtatttgttttatctcGGTTTCAATAATAGCAGTTTAAAAAACAATTTCAAGGTTAATTAgcacccttaagcaatattttttaaattggctatataaaaaaacaataacttatttatctttgttattcaataacttgcctaatttccctaaatTGCCTAGAAAacataattaacccagttaagcctttaaattgcacttaaagctgaatactagcatcttgaaaatatctagtaaaatattatgtactgtcatgatgacaaagataaaagaaatccaaTATAAGAAATtggttatgtttagaaatatggtTAAAAAatctctggtaaaaaaaaaaattgggtcaaaataatatatataaaacaatacaaatgtaacaggagggctaataattctgacttaaacggTATCTGTTTTCGCAGATTACAAACTAAAGCAAACTGGACACATTTTACTGCACCAAAAAACAGTAATTTACCTTTATCTTACTATATTTTATGTTTGAAAACCTTTTTTTCCACCTTTGACCCATGTTCTTTACATTGTGGGGCTATGTACTACAAAACAACATGTTACTGTATTTGGTTTTTGCTGACATACTTCCAAAATCCAGAGTGTAGTTGTCTTCATTCACAGTAAAGTTCATTGTAGTTTGGTTCTTTTGGAAACATCTCTCAATATCAGCACTTGAGACTGAACAACCACCctgtggagaaaaaaaatcaagacaaaCAATATTAAGATTTTAATATCTCTGTGGCCATAAATACAGTACAGCCAGTCACCGTAATTATGGGATAATCTACATTCAAGCTATTATTATGGCAAACTAAACCCTTACAGAGACAACAGGACTAGTTTAAAGTTACACTGAATGGTTTTATATAGCAATAATTACAAGTTGAAATGACACCATCCATTCAAagatataattaaaattatatgaatttttttttatatgttataaaattcAAGTTTtcagtatttaattattttagatgTAGATTATCTTTTTACAATTCGAAAATGAAAACAGAATATGTTGCTTTatcaatacaaaaaaacaacaccaatatcctaaatatatttagctttttattgaatatttgatTGGTTTGCTGTTCTCTCATTTTAGTGAGGCTGGTCTTTTGGCTTGTTTCCCTTATGAATATtaaaaagcaagcaaacaaacaaccaacaaacaaacaaacaaaaaaaaagttataccGTGTTCTTGAAGGTATGCCAATGATCTCTCCCATGAAACTGCCACTCTGGAGTTTTATTTGTTGAAGGACTCATCATGTTTTTTATTCTGGAGCTTAAAGCATGTAATCTGTTCAAACAgaatacacaataaacaatacatttgaaTTACTTGTGTAAAATCAGCATTAtacagtaaatgtaaataatctaaACAAAGTAAAATTGTGTGTGCAATTTATGAAAGCATCTTATTATGGCCTACagttacattttaaagtttaGCAATTGTatgcaatgtaaaaataaaaatagcgtTGTGGTTAGCTTCATCGTGAAATTAAGTATTCATATTTATGAATATAGCATGAATGCAGTATCATTAAAACAGAGTGCAGATTTTATATCGACAACCCCTTACCCACTATTTCTCCTATTTCATATTCACAACTTTATTTTCTTTGAGCTCAACTGTACATACGTAACTTTACATGTTCCTCACTTCACATTTCACTTTTGGAGTGTAATAAGGGCCATACcattatgaaaatatatttttttatatattaataatatattattagacAAGCAGTCCAGCCcagattaaaaaaagtaaaacgaAAGTAACCCAACACATTACTTTCACGAAACGATTACTAAGTAACAGTTACTTTTTAAAGATGTAAGGCAAGATTATCAGGCATTACTTTTAAAACTGAAGGTGCATctaaaatcgcatacttatgcgcAATTCTGcgccattttttaatataaatagtgtaagtagtgcaatcacactgaaaactcaaaaaataacaagtgcactttaattacccggatgatgcacttattcaactggtaaaatgaagtgtggaatgatggacacttcacgcacttaaCCGCAGCTTTGCTTatgtagcagaaggggcggagccaTCGGGCGCTCATGTTGgaatactttatttaatttgcgTTTTGAAAGCAAAATAGTGTGccatgtatagtgtgtcatttgggacaCAGCTTAACTTTTTCCAACATATTCGGTAATTTAAGTTAGAAGAAAAGTTATATtgcaagaatatatatatatatatatatatatatatatatatatatatatatatatttttttttttttttttttaactgctttgttttattttatttttcactctGTCATGCAAAAATGGCAAACATGAATATGTTGCTTAAACTATTCATATTTACCCTCCGTCGTTGGGGGGCTCGTATTTAGGGCGGCGTCTGATTGTCCTTTTATGGCCTGTAGATACATTTCTCTGACGCATTCCTGGCAGCAGAAAAACATTCATGAATGTGACTTTTCCTGttcaaactaaaaaaacaaacaaacatgtgtgtttCATAAAACAAACCTTTAAAGCATATCTCATACTGTGTAGAGTCAATGGTCAATTTAACTGAACCATTGCGGTTTTTCTGAAACTCCGTTTCCAGTTTTGAGCTCTGAATCGGGCTGGATTTGCCCTATAAACAAagttgtaataaaaaatatatttattaaagatgAACAACCATGATataatttttacataatataatttttacattataaggaatactataatttttttaaaacagcccttattatcatgatatttttaCATGATTTTTATGCGAAATTgactgctttttttctttttgttttgtaaagGTTGCATATGAAACTGCATTTCAAACATTTATAATACTTTTTAATTTATAGATTTTGTTTGGCTTGTGCCAATCTCAGActttcaataattaaaatatcCTTTCTATTTCAGGTGAGCGTTATCAGAGCTAAGTAAGTAtgcaagtaagtaaataaataaatatttgttacaaaataaacattaactcATCTTACAGTTAGATAGTAAACAAATTATTCTTATTTTCAATTAGTTTAAATTGtactaaaataaatgattgaatatatgaatgaagaaagaaagaaagaaagaaagaaagtagatACAAGAAGAAGAGTAAGATATTAAGTTTCagttttgtttcatgtttaataTTCCTGTTTTTGCTTCTGTTTCCTGATTGGCAAGGTTTGTCTGTCATAACTTCTTCAATGATTACGTCAACCTGGTCCTTTTTTTCACCACTTTCTTGTTTTgtcataatataatatcataaatTTAGGCGtacatttaaacaacaacaatatacaaaaaaaatatatttttgttatgtttgcgtcattaaaaatgacttttattttgacagcaaGACCAACAGTTGGTAATGTCACAGTAAAGAAACATTATACAatcaaaaaatacacaaatacacatttttatacattgtacaattttttttttgtaatttcacagtttatttacggcagctggggtgccgaaaaaaacattaaataacagccattaaattacagaaatttactgtaaaataacatacattaaattacagaaatttccttaaatgaaAATTTCTGGTAATTTTCCGTTATTTAACctctgttttttttacagtaaatttctgtaattaatggGCGTCAATTGaagatttttaataaataaaccgtaattttttttttttttttttacagtgtagtttactTGGAGATGACTATggtataacttttaaaaacctgaattgAAATCCATTTTCCCCCTaaacaacacatttaaaatagTGGATAGAAGTATTTGTTTACATTTGCAAACGGTGTTGCGTAAATGACTGCTAAAACTCACCTTGTCGCCATAACGATACCAACAGTGGTTTCCTCTGTAATACCACAGCCATTCTGTGTCTTTTGAGCTCATACGCCGGactttaatgtttgttttcttAAGAACTCGCATTTTCATGAAGTCAATCGAAACAGCCCTATAAAGTGAATTAGAAAACAGATatgatgtatataaatgtatgtagcTAATACTACATTTCGGTAAAAAGTGTAAATGCCATGCATAATGGCTACACAGGCTCATTTAGAAAATTCATGTTTCAACCTATATTTTtgtgaaactaataaaaatgcacatcaacgtacatttgactgcagtttctaggtaaaatgaatgcttttcagttcaaaataccccacaaatgaTTTATAGTttactgccccttttaggctttgatctaaATTGTGccatgaaaatgtcaaaagaaaCGTTTCAAAAGGTAacatttgtgcatcctaaaaacCCACATTTATAATGCCTTATAGTTGCTGCCATTTTCTTCAGCAGGTGAAAACTCCAATGGAGGATGGCTGCTTCACACTTAGGACTGCCTATTTTAATAGgggagagatcgtcactaatgggtgCGGCTTGCCCTCGCAGATGACATGGACAAAGGAAAAATCTCAATCAAAATGTTACTGAAGACAAGTGTGAGTATAAAAAATAGACTGaattcatttttaccattagaggttggctatattcacacaactgtatttaaaccatttataaaagtgatttttgcataataagtttataggtcccctttaaatcatGCCTATTTaaaggactatatatatatatatatatatatatatatatatatatatatatatatatatatatatatatatatatatactcatttcAACATAACATTTTGTAGTACAAATAAATAGTTGAAATGTTTTGAGTAATCAATCAACTGGTTAAGCATGGCTACAACTATTAGTTAATTTTTCCCTGTTCAcaagaaatattttaattagtGACAAACCCATGATGAATAATGATTATGTGCATTTACCCAGCAGAGGTGTTGTAAATCTTGATTCCTTTGGTGTTAGGAAGTGAATACTGGGCTTCTAGAATATGATCGTTGGAAATGTTTTTCCAGCCTTTTCCAGTATTCAGCTGCCATCTATAAGGCCCTTCAAACTCTTCATCCTCTGTCTCTATATGAAGATTAAAAAGAGATTAAAAAGCAAATAATGATGACTAAACAGTTTTACATGGTATTTAATGGTCACACATGTGACTGAACTTTCTAGTAATTACTAGTCTTACTGTACTAGTCTTTAACTATAGATCGCCGTTTAAgtgtatacattcattcattcattttctttttggcttagtgcctttattaatgcagagtcgccacagcggacttatccagcaggtttttacgcagtgaatgcccttccagctgcaacctatttctgggaaacatccactcacactaatttacactcatacactacagacaatttagcctacccaattcacctgtaccgcatgtcttttgactgtgggagaaaccggagcacccggaggaaacccaagcaaacacagggagaacatgcaaactccacacagaaacgccaactgacccagctgaggctcgaacccatgaccttcttgctgtgaaccgacagcattacctactgtgccactgtgtcgcctaagtgtatatctttatatattattcataatattattgTCCTCATTATAAGGTAAAAATATTAATCTATTGAAATAAAgtgaatattttaaatacaaaaaagatTACTTATTATATTAGTAGTTATCATTTTAGAAgctaaaacaaatcaaacaacacAAACAGGTGTAAACTATTGTAGGTATTGTACCTAATTTCTACACCTTTCTTAACAATATGTATTTAGGCAGtattaataatttgtttagtATTCATTTTTGCTAGTGGTTTGAATGATAGTGGATTAtatgacataatataatataatattcagaatttcacattaacacctgccaaccaAGCAAATGCGGGTAGCTGGGGCAGGTTAGTCAGCCACCCCcattagccactttggctggttgaaaatcatTCTTAAATTGCCAGTGCTGGCACGTTACCAAAGGTTAGTTTTTAAGTTTATGTATAGTTTTATGTATAAAACTTATGTTTAGTTTTAGGATACAGCTTTAGTATATAGtatgcttgttttgacacattatttaaattttgtggcAAGGAAATAGTTAGTTCAGTTAGTGTTAAGCCCTGAAaggtcatgtaaaaaaaaaaactaattgcaatgtgaCACTGTGAAACCATTACCTATTTGCTTaagctcattgagcaagctcacacacaatacacaaataaaggtaaatgaaagaggaggcatgtggacattacacaaaatttaaatcaagaaattttagcatgccaaagtcaactctatgcatataaaatgtattttcctaACAAAATTGAGGCTAGTGAAAATGACGAGTGGCAAGTAACGTTAGGAAACTACCAGGtgcagtggctggtgatcaaaaaaggtaatgtcaagccctgattatattatattatattcacttTAACCATTTTAATAAACGGATTTCCCATTAACATTGAGTATGTCCTAGAGGCAAAGTATTAAAAGGCTAAGACACaagtttattttcaaatattttacatattaaattgtttaaatacattttacagaaaatactttcactttttaattttttcaccttTATCCACACATTCAGAACCTGATTTTACCTAGTGCAACGTGTTCCTGGATCAGCATATTTTGAGAGACACGTCTgcagttattgtttttttatcaattattaCCCTGGGGTAGGTTTGGCTTATGTTTTTATTCAGGAATGACCAAAAACAAGCCTTACATATTTAGGATGTGTGCACACAAACCTGCAGGTGAGCGTCTGCTTCTTTTTTGTCTGTCTTGTGCTGATGAAGGACTCTGACGATTGTGGTTGAGTCGACATCCAGTGCCATATTTGCATGAGTTGTTCAGAAAGTTGCTGCAGACATGCTCGTCCCTGCACTTTTCCCCGTAACGGCACTGACCACGGTTGTAATACTTGCAAACATTACGcttgaacacaaaacaacataATTGATTAAGACTTCATTTATTAAGGTAAAATCACAGTAAATTTTTATGCAtatcaattcagattttttttttacacttttaagtCTCTTTTATCATGCTTAATTAATTTGTGTGTAGATTTTAACAatgcatattttttaaattatcatttttattcagCACTGAGACATAAATCTTCACTtcatacatattatatacatcaaattaaatttaatataaaaaaattatctaaGTTCTGTAGGTTTTTTCAGAGGGATTTTTCAGATGGATATGTTCTAGGCATGGGAAgataacagttttcaaggtatactgcggtttggaaaaatcaaggtttttaAACCGCCAAAAtattctgctataccattccaaggtatgtgtaagatttttttatttacatttttgttttttaaaacaacagtatttccagaagaaaagatatccaaagattaTGTTTTAAATGGTAATGAAAGCTGTATTATGAAAACTTATGAAGACAGCAAAGGTtaatgattaatttgaattatttagcctgaaaaTTTTCCTGCTTCAAAATAggttaaatgtttcctaaaataaaatatattgtgttcaatggataaaaaagttttagtttttttacctagacatttaaaaagaatgtatttcagagcagtaatcacaatactattTTTATCtgaggttatcatactgtcaaaaTCGTTCACCAGCTCATGTCTAATTTGTTCATATTAAATGTGCCTTTGTACTCTATCCAATACCCAATAATGTATTCTACCAACATCGTCTTCTACCCAATACCCAAAGTACACAGTATTTTCTGACTTTCCTGAAGTCCCACTATTTTTGATACCCAATATCACCACAGTAAAATCTTTTGAGTAAACATGGCAAAAAAGAAACTTCATTCAATGCTTATAgtttttgtgctagaaatgtcTGCTAAACAGTGCATATTTCACTAAAAAATGTTCCATTTGCCTATTTAAACataccattttaaaaaaatgtttaaatacatcTAAATAGAAAACGTTTGCAGTTCTTAATTTAATCAATCATCTGTGAAAGTATTGttaacctgcagtgtcttgcagATACATTCTCACATATGATTGGTTTTTACACCTCAAAGGCCTTATAGTCATTTTTAACAGATGTACCTTGTTAGGGGTTTGTGGAGCATCTTCAGagtcagaatcagaatcagtggATGCATCAGAGTCTGTGTCAGTGTCACTGAAATCTGAGCCACTCTCACCAGAAAGCTGATCGCCGCCTTCAGCTGGGAAAAAAACAAGCCctctttaatattaatattgttattatggaATTTCTAGCAGTCATTGCATCACTCAATCcttcagaaatattttttaatgaataagtATGTATTCAAGAAACTTTAACAAAAAACTTAAACTAACAAAGAATAagttaataagtaaataagtttCAGTAACATTATAAAAGCCTTTACtctcactgctgaaaaaaatattttatatatatatatatatatatatatatatatatatatatatatatatatatatatatatatatatataaacaggttCATTTCTCTTTACTATTTTAGGAAGACTATTCTTAACGGATCaatgactattgaaaaaaatgcaactcatttattttacaaaaaaatattactgaCTTTTACTGTGTTACTACATTTCAGTTTGACATATTTACACAGTTTGCAAAATCTCTGATGTTATTTAATAAACTCCGCTCAGACAGttattatattttcaaatatcTTCAAACATTTATCTGAAATGACATGAAAGACCTGTCTAATAAATGAAGGCAATAGGTCGTGCAGTCAATTGACAGAATGATTGCGAGTGTGATTTTGTTTATATTGAGCTATTGTTTACATGCTGCTATCACTTAAATATGATGTTATATTTGTCTTGATGAAGCAGTAGCAACAAACTCCTTGAGTTAAGAAAAAACCTTATCAAAATCCTTGCTGttttaactttaactacaaaaaCAATTTTATGTAACGTCTAAAAGGTTGCAAATTATGTCAACTTGGCCCAGTAGGCTATGTTTTGAGTTAAAGACTTTTCGAAAACAAATATTTACTGGAGTAAAACGTATTAAGTATCATTTACTAGTTTTAGAAACAAAGTTTCGAAACAGTATGACATGTTGACTGAAGCAGTGTTGATCGAAACCGCAGAAAATAATAAGATAGGCCTACTTGTCGAGAGGAAAACATTTCTGAAAAGAACTTTTATCTACAGCTCTCATTACACTTTTGAAGCAAGTTTTGATTATTTGACATCGGAATAAACTCACCGGAATCCTCTTGGTAGTTCGAAGCCATATTCATAAATGAAACGCCCTATGctctttcagtttcattttcatgTCAAATGGTTCGTATGTAAACTCGTGTGCGCTATGTATTTCGATCtgtagtgttatttattatttattacataattcgACAAGACAACTGGATAAAGTTCACAGCATATTGAAATGAAAACATCTCTTGCTGCAAAATCTCAAATTGATTTCCTTCAAACAGTCATTATTTTCGAGATCAGGCGCCATCTAAAGGTTTGAAACAGTAAATGCAAATGCAGACATAGTTAGGCAGTAGGttacccccccccccaacccaaATCCACCACCCCATGAAGGGAtcccttcattttattttattttcgaaaAATACctgaactaaaaacaaaaaattggAAATTATGGAAATGGCCTAATTACATGCAGATGAACATATCtacaatttaaatgatttataacaTGAACACTATATTTAAACTATTGCCAGAAGAATGGTTGGTGTTGCAAAACCACGCAGAGTTTTTGGTGGTTCATTTATTGTTAAACTAAGGTTGGTTTTTGGACTTTTTAGAGTGCTctgaaaactcttaaaaacaGCATAATTTAAGCTtagccagcatttttttttaaatttagtgaTACTTTAGAAACCATTTTTTAGTTCCATTAGCAGCAAATCTAATCAAACCCAC
The Danio rerio strain Tuebingen ecotype United States chromosome 4, GRCz12tu, whole genome shotgun sequence genome window above contains:
- the si:ch211-244b2.4 gene encoding uncharacterized protein isoform X1, with the protein product MEQTEVDAVMKKHLTTKAESEGGDQLSGESGSDFSDTDTDSDASTDSDSDSEDAPQTPNKRNVCKYYNRGQCRYGEKCRDEHVCSNFLNNSCKYGTGCRLNHNRQSPSSAQDRQKRSRRSPAETEDEEFEGPYRWQLNTGKGWKNISNDHILEAQYSLPNTKGIKIYNTSAGAVSIDFMKMRVLKKTNIKVRRMSSKDTEWLWYYRGNHCWYRYGDKGKSSPIQSSKLETEFQKNRNGSVKLTIDSTQYEICFKGMRQRNVSTGHKRTIRRRPKYEPPNDGGLHALSSRIKNMMSPSTNKTPEWQFHGRDHWHTFKNTGGCSVSSADIERCFQKNQTTMNFTVNEDNYTLDFGRMRQINQRTKAERKVRRV
- the si:ch211-244b2.4 gene encoding uncharacterized protein LOC541512, yielding MNMASNYQEDSAEGGDQLSGESGSDFSDTDTDSDASTDSDSDSEDAPQTPNKRNVCKYYNRGQCRYGEKCRDEHVCSNFLNNSCKYGTGCRLNHNRQSPSSAQDRQKRSRRSPAETEDEEFEGPYRWQLNTGKGWKNISNDHILEAQYSLPNTKGIKIYNTSAGAVSIDFMKMRVLKKTNIKVRRMSSKDTEWLWYYRGNHCWYRYGDKGKSSPIQSSKLETEFQKNRNGSVKLTIDSTQYEICFKGMRQRNVSTGHKRTIRRRPKYEPPNDGGLHALSSRIKNMMSPSTNKTPEWQFHGRDHWHTFKNTGGCSVSSADIERCFQKNQTTMNFTVNEDNYTLDFGRMRQINQRTKAERKVRRV